In Cupriavidus taiwanensis, the following proteins share a genomic window:
- a CDS encoding mechanosensitive ion channel family protein, translating to MNFDALLELFQQRIPAHPWAQIALYMVALVLIAALAQWLFGHVMSRIAHRVLKVWGKTPWSTALTRHRAYRRFGYAVGFAVITVGIGEVPHMGRYALAIERLAHASLWVCFFLMLGGVLGAWQDVYASSRRAQTRSIKGYIQVGRLGLGLVCAVLVLSILINRSPLWMLSGLGALSAVLLLVFKDTLLSLVASTQLTSNDMLRIGDWIEMPQCNADGYVKDIALHTVKVQNWDNTVTTVPTYKLFSESYRNYRQMFESGARRIKRTLRLDAGSVRFLEDREVHALMRFRLLHDYLEEKQREVDEANRLLIAAGNDPVNRRRLTNVGTFRAYGIAYLKAHPEIHHDLLLNVRMMEPDSQGIPVEIYCFTALTAWMDYERIQGDVFDHLLAILPELGLRLYQAPSGADLNGVRIAPVLAAAQVAAVQAAQHAPAHGAAAGSHPI from the coding sequence ATGAATTTCGATGCCCTGCTGGAGCTGTTCCAGCAACGTATTCCTGCCCATCCGTGGGCCCAGATCGCGCTATACATGGTAGCGCTGGTCCTGATCGCCGCGCTGGCGCAGTGGCTGTTCGGCCATGTCATGTCGCGCATCGCCCACCGGGTGCTGAAGGTGTGGGGCAAGACGCCGTGGAGCACGGCGCTGACGCGCCATCGCGCCTACCGGCGCTTCGGTTATGCGGTGGGCTTTGCCGTGATCACCGTCGGCATCGGCGAAGTCCCGCATATGGGCCGCTATGCGCTGGCGATCGAGCGCCTGGCGCATGCCAGCCTGTGGGTATGCTTCTTCCTGATGCTCGGCGGCGTTCTGGGCGCCTGGCAGGACGTGTACGCCAGCAGCCGCCGGGCGCAGACGCGTTCGATCAAGGGCTATATCCAGGTAGGACGGCTGGGGCTGGGGCTGGTGTGCGCGGTGCTGGTGCTGTCGATCCTGATCAACCGCTCGCCGCTATGGATGCTGTCCGGCCTGGGGGCGCTGTCGGCGGTGCTGCTGCTGGTGTTCAAGGACACGCTGCTGTCGCTGGTCGCCAGCACGCAGCTGACCTCCAACGACATGCTGCGCATCGGCGACTGGATCGAAATGCCCCAGTGCAATGCCGACGGCTACGTCAAGGACATCGCGCTGCATACGGTCAAGGTGCAGAACTGGGACAACACCGTGACCACGGTGCCGACCTACAAGCTGTTCTCGGAGAGCTATCGCAACTACCGCCAGATGTTCGAGTCCGGCGCGCGCCGGATCAAGCGCACCTTGCGGCTGGATGCGGGCAGCGTGCGCTTCCTGGAAGACCGCGAGGTCCACGCGCTGATGCGCTTCCGCCTGCTGCACGACTACCTGGAAGAAAAGCAGCGCGAGGTCGACGAGGCCAACCGGCTGCTGATCGCCGCCGGCAACGACCCGGTCAACCGGCGCCGGCTGACCAATGTCGGCACCTTCCGCGCCTACGGCATTGCCTACCTGAAGGCGCACCCCGAGATCCACCACGACCTCCTGCTGAACGTGCGCATGATGGAGCCCGATTCGCAGGGCATCCCGGTCGAGATCTACTGCTTTACCGCGCTGACCGCGTGGATGGACTACGAGCGCATCCAGGGCGATGTGTTCGACCACCTGCTGGCGATCCTGCCCGAACTGGGGCTGCGGCTGTACCAGGCGCCGTCGGGCGCCGACCTGAACGGCGTGCGCATCGCGCCGGTGCTGGCGGCCGCGCAGGTGGCGGCCGTGCAGGCGGCCCAGCATGCCCCGGCGCACGGCGCCGCCGCGGGCAGCCATCCGATCTAG
- a CDS encoding DMT family transporter → MAWTLLVLAGLIEIVMALALKHTDGWTRVGPTALGIGAALASIYLLSAALRHLPVGTAYAIWTGIGAIGVTLIGILFLGESASPLRLVLIGLIFVGIGGLKLLPA, encoded by the coding sequence ATGGCGTGGACGCTGCTGGTGCTGGCCGGGTTGATCGAGATCGTGATGGCGCTGGCGCTCAAGCATACCGATGGCTGGACCCGCGTCGGCCCGACCGCACTGGGCATCGGCGCCGCGCTGGCCAGCATCTATCTGCTCAGCGCGGCGTTGCGGCATCTGCCGGTGGGGACGGCCTATGCGATCTGGACCGGGATCGGCGCGATCGGCGTGACGCTGATCGGCATCCTGTTCCTGGGCGAGAGCGCGTCGCCGCTGCGGCTGGTGCTGATCGGGCTGATCTTCGTCGGCATCGGCGGGCTCAAGCTGCTGCCGGCCTAG
- a CDS encoding LysR family transcriptional regulator, with the protein MQEADWDDLKYFLAVGQSGSLAGAARALHVNHSTVLRRLARLEDALGTLLFERHATGYAMTPAGEALAQRLAGVGEQIDAAQRQLSGLDSQLSGPLRVTTTDTLLGGLLMPLLAEFRALHPRIQLQLVVNNSFLSLSRREADVAIRPANTPPEYLVGRRIGRLQTAPYAARSYLQQLGLPAMADSPALADWPAYDWVVPDEALSHLTQSRWIREHVPEPRRVVSADSLVAMADAVRHGMGAGMLLCLLAGDDPALVRLAPPDAAMDTDLWVLTHPDLRHSARVRVLGDFLYERLRQGKWLVG; encoded by the coding sequence ATGCAGGAAGCAGACTGGGACGACCTGAAATACTTCCTCGCCGTGGGCCAGTCCGGCTCGCTGGCCGGGGCGGCCCGCGCCCTGCACGTCAACCACTCGACGGTGCTGCGCCGGCTGGCGCGGCTGGAAGACGCCCTCGGTACGCTGCTGTTCGAGCGCCATGCCACCGGCTACGCCATGACCCCGGCCGGCGAGGCGCTGGCGCAACGGCTGGCCGGGGTGGGCGAACAGATCGATGCGGCGCAGCGCCAGCTGTCCGGCCTCGACAGTCAGCTGAGCGGCCCGTTGCGCGTGACCACCACCGACACGCTGCTGGGCGGGCTGCTGATGCCGCTGTTGGCCGAGTTCCGCGCCCTGCATCCGCGCATCCAGCTGCAGCTGGTCGTCAACAACAGCTTCCTAAGCCTGAGCCGGCGCGAGGCCGACGTCGCGATCCGGCCGGCGAACACGCCGCCCGAGTACCTGGTGGGCCGCCGCATCGGCCGGTTGCAAACGGCCCCGTACGCGGCGCGAAGCTACCTGCAGCAACTCGGGCTGCCCGCCATGGCCGACAGCCCCGCGCTGGCGGACTGGCCCGCCTATGACTGGGTCGTGCCGGACGAAGCCCTGTCGCACCTGACCCAGTCGCGCTGGATCCGCGAGCACGTGCCCGAGCCGCGCCGCGTGGTCAGCGCCGACAGCCTGGTGGCGATGGCCGACGCGGTCCGGCATGGCATGGGCGCCGGCATGCTGTTGTGCCTGCTGGCCGGCGACGATCCGGCGCTGGTGCGGCTGGCGCCGCCCGATGCCGCCATGGACACCGACCTGTGGGTGCTGACCCACCCGGACCTGCGGCACAGCGCGCGCGTGCGGGTGCTGGGGGATTTTCTGTATGAGCGGCTCAGGCAAGGCAAGTGGCTGGTGGGATGA
- a CDS encoding NUDIX hydrolase — protein sequence MIKKWNILASDDLVKDEWIHLSRHRCLRSDGSIVDPYYVINGRHWVNIMPVTRNGLVYLIREYRHGFGEILMGLPGGLIDEGESCAAAAVRELREETGLAACSPPLLTGAMVVNPSTHSNMGYSFLTLVTEPQCPLAASLEPDIEVVRYSLEELFDIVISGSQALSGYDAASILRGFFSLRKLPDFEFDILARLSQREYVS from the coding sequence ATGATTAAAAAATGGAATATCTTGGCCAGCGATGATCTTGTCAAGGACGAGTGGATTCACCTTAGTCGCCATCGTTGCCTGAGGTCCGATGGATCCATTGTCGACCCTTATTACGTTATTAACGGACGGCACTGGGTCAACATAATGCCGGTAACTCGGAATGGCCTCGTTTATTTGATACGGGAATACCGGCATGGTTTCGGCGAGATACTGATGGGCTTGCCAGGCGGGCTGATCGACGAGGGCGAATCCTGCGCTGCGGCCGCCGTCAGAGAACTGCGGGAAGAGACCGGCTTGGCAGCATGTTCCCCGCCTCTTTTGACCGGAGCGATGGTTGTCAATCCATCGACACATTCAAACATGGGTTACAGCTTCCTGACGCTCGTAACAGAGCCACAGTGCCCTCTGGCAGCTAGCCTCGAACCGGATATCGAGGTAGTCAGGTACAGCCTGGAAGAGCTCTTCGATATTGTTATCAGCGGCTCCCAAGCACTTTCCGGCTATGACGCGGCCTCGATCCTGAGAGGTTTCTTTTCACTACGTAAGCTTCCGGATTTCGAATTTGACATTCTGGCGAGGCTAAGTCAAAGAGAATACGTGAGTTGA
- a CDS encoding sugar phosphate nucleotidyltransferase — protein sequence MWTTLIVAGGFGTRLSPFTKVIPKPLMPIGDHSLLERHISALAKAGSQDIFIAVHYCADLFGSIVGALAARYDVNIQLLLEPEPRGTFGSALALCQELIDRKQSKPLMVLNGDIASDLDLIDFHRFHLASGADFSVAVNDYIYRVPYGVVESHDSRMLGVREKPSVPFPVLAGYYLMRPSIGTLLSALGNGEIGVDKVLSSLLERGSYVSTYQHHGKWIDAGTIEDLHRANELFSERGMA from the coding sequence ATGTGGACAACATTAATTGTCGCGGGTGGATTTGGTACCAGGTTGAGCCCGTTCACGAAAGTCATACCAAAGCCGCTCATGCCTATAGGAGATCATAGTCTCTTGGAGCGGCATATCAGTGCCCTGGCAAAAGCCGGTTCGCAGGATATATTCATCGCCGTTCACTACTGTGCAGACCTCTTCGGGAGCATCGTAGGAGCGCTGGCAGCACGATATGACGTGAATATTCAGCTTCTGCTGGAACCCGAGCCCAGAGGCACATTCGGGTCGGCCCTGGCACTCTGCCAGGAACTGATCGACCGCAAGCAAAGCAAGCCGCTGATGGTACTGAACGGAGATATCGCATCAGACCTGGACCTCATTGATTTCCATCGATTCCACTTGGCCAGCGGGGCCGACTTCTCCGTCGCGGTGAATGACTACATATACAGAGTGCCATATGGCGTGGTGGAATCGCACGACTCTCGGATGCTGGGGGTCAGGGAAAAACCCTCGGTTCCATTTCCGGTTCTCGCCGGGTACTACCTGATGCGGCCATCGATCGGCACACTTCTGAGCGCCTTGGGCAATGGTGAGATAGGTGTCGACAAGGTTCTCTCATCGCTACTGGAACGCGGATCATATGTGTCGACCTATCAGCATCATGGTAAATGGATCGACGCAGGCACAATTGAAGACCTGCACCGGGCCAATGAGCTTTTCTCGGAGAGGGGAATGGCATGA
- a CDS encoding NAD-dependent epimerase/dehydratase family protein: protein MSERKRVLVTGAAGYIGSGVCRRLLSAGFDVIGIDSLIYGATGLLPLLVTPRFRFVQLDIREYSRLQEQLNQIRPFAVVHLAAIVGDPACKKMPEVTRQTNLAATKALFSAATENDSSRFIFASTCSNYGLSDSTALLSEDNALNPLSLYAETKVEAEHWRIENAATLETYILRFGTAHGLSARMRFDLTVNEFARAIAMEAPFDVYDSETWRPYCHVNDFAELICGICSDTNIRTGANVFNVGSDEENYRKIDLINAIAQATNRTARFSDTGNGADRRNYRVSFARIVEELEFKPRYGVEYSARQISEALSLGLLSSHEAHYANV, encoded by the coding sequence ATGAGCGAACGGAAACGAGTTCTCGTTACTGGTGCGGCCGGCTACATTGGAAGTGGCGTGTGCCGCAGGCTGTTGAGTGCGGGATTTGACGTCATCGGCATCGACAGCCTGATATATGGGGCAACGGGCCTGTTGCCGCTTCTGGTGACGCCGCGATTCAGGTTTGTCCAGCTCGATATCAGGGAATACTCACGACTCCAAGAGCAACTGAACCAGATTCGTCCATTTGCGGTGGTTCATCTGGCGGCCATTGTTGGAGACCCCGCCTGCAAGAAGATGCCGGAGGTCACCCGGCAAACAAACCTGGCCGCCACCAAGGCACTGTTCAGCGCTGCCACTGAAAACGACTCCAGCCGCTTCATTTTTGCCTCAACCTGCAGCAACTATGGCCTGAGTGATTCGACGGCCTTGCTCAGCGAAGACAATGCACTCAATCCACTGTCGCTCTACGCGGAAACGAAAGTTGAAGCCGAGCACTGGCGGATCGAGAATGCAGCCACCCTCGAAACCTATATCCTGCGTTTTGGAACGGCGCATGGGTTATCGGCGCGGATGCGCTTTGACCTGACGGTCAACGAATTTGCACGGGCCATCGCCATGGAAGCGCCGTTCGACGTCTATGATTCCGAAACGTGGCGACCGTATTGCCATGTCAATGACTTTGCCGAGCTGATTTGCGGCATTTGCAGCGATACCAATATTCGCACCGGCGCCAACGTTTTCAATGTTGGATCGGACGAGGAAAACTATCGCAAGATTGACCTGATCAATGCGATTGCTCAGGCAACGAACCGGACCGCGCGCTTCTCGGATACCGGCAACGGCGCGGACCGCAGGAACTACCGGGTGAGTTTCGCCAGGATCGTGGAGGAACTGGAGTTCAAGCCGCGATATGGGGTCGAGTACTCTGCCCGCCAGATCAGCGAAGCCTTGAGCCTGGGCCTCCTTTCCTCCCATGAGGCTCACTATGCAAACGTCTGA
- a CDS encoding DegT/DnrJ/EryC1/StrS family aminotransferase — MSFFHDDYGLNFRMSNINAAIGVAQMELLFDRIRRKRILHEYYATAIQKRVNGVRLAQHTPEAAGICWMTCIELPQPSRSVIEKLVAQHIMARPVWIPLPQLPVYSRFQYYQHDAFSTHLHEHAIMLPSGPGITEAQVDRVVSALAEACR, encoded by the coding sequence ATGTCATTCTTTCATGACGATTATGGATTGAACTTCCGCATGAGCAACATCAATGCCGCCATAGGTGTTGCCCAGATGGAGCTGCTGTTCGACCGCATTCGTCGAAAGCGAATACTTCACGAATACTACGCTACAGCCATCCAGAAGCGAGTGAATGGTGTGCGGCTTGCTCAGCATACGCCTGAGGCAGCCGGCATCTGCTGGATGACGTGCATCGAACTGCCGCAGCCGTCCAGATCCGTCATCGAAAAACTGGTGGCACAACACATCATGGCGCGTCCAGTCTGGATTCCCCTTCCGCAGCTTCCTGTCTATTCGCGCTTTCAGTACTATCAGCACGACGCGTTCTCCACACATCTGCATGAGCATGCCATCATGCTTCCCTCGGGTCCCGGCATTACCGAAGCCCAGGTGGATCGCGTCGTATCCGCGCTGGCGGAGGCGTGCAGATGA
- a CDS encoding MATE family efflux transporter produces the protein MFHEARRIAGLAAPTLGMQLTAIGMMSIDSVMAGRFGTSDLAAIGIGSALYVALLVILTEIANGITPVAARLWGSGAITELRAVLSAGMVLSIGCALLSYPLLMTCLAMLVDTDPVTMGKTGSFLGVLSIGLPALLAYRLLFAMEAATGRPAAFMWINIAGLILKVPLNFALMSATIDDTGERLGVVGCAASSVIISWASLAICCHLLRRSNVLRGLGRRQDLRISLTALKLVLQATIPVSAVQFVEIVSFSGMAILIARAGSNASAAHQIAANIATLVFMLPLSVAIASGALIARSAGASAFSEEILTFRAGLLMACSLAAATTVGLLLGRSAIAALFTADADVAALASRMLFWVAASQMADAIQIYFCVVLRSYRIAWPAVAVAVVLRCGLGLGLGAWMAFRLDGFGPVGVWIGGFIALCAAALAIGAIFHRKVASQRRLAMEVAR, from the coding sequence ATGTTCCATGAAGCCCGCCGGATCGCCGGGCTGGCTGCGCCTACGCTCGGAATGCAACTTACTGCCATTGGCATGATGAGCATCGACTCAGTCATGGCCGGGCGCTTCGGCACTTCGGATCTAGCCGCCATCGGTATCGGCAGTGCCCTTTACGTGGCCTTGCTGGTTATCCTGACTGAGATTGCCAATGGCATCACACCTGTCGCTGCGCGACTCTGGGGGAGCGGTGCAATTACCGAACTGCGCGCCGTGCTATCGGCTGGCATGGTCCTCTCAATCGGATGCGCCCTGCTTTCCTATCCCCTGCTCATGACCTGCCTCGCCATGCTGGTCGACACCGATCCGGTGACCATGGGCAAGACCGGCTCATTCCTCGGCGTACTCTCCATTGGCTTGCCTGCACTCCTGGCCTACCGGCTGCTGTTTGCGATGGAAGCGGCAACTGGACGTCCCGCAGCATTCATGTGGATCAATATTGCCGGTCTGATATTGAAAGTGCCGCTGAATTTCGCCCTGATGAGCGCGACCATCGACGACACGGGCGAACGACTGGGAGTGGTGGGCTGTGCTGCCTCGTCCGTGATCATCTCGTGGGCGAGCCTGGCCATCTGCTGCCATCTCTTGCGACGCAGCAACGTCCTGAGGGGGTTGGGTCGCCGCCAGGATCTCCGGATCTCACTGACCGCGTTAAAGCTCGTTCTGCAAGCCACGATCCCAGTCTCTGCGGTTCAGTTCGTTGAAATCGTGTCGTTTTCAGGCATGGCTATCCTGATCGCCAGGGCGGGATCGAATGCGTCTGCTGCACATCAGATCGCGGCCAACATCGCCACGCTCGTCTTCATGTTGCCGCTATCTGTCGCCATTGCGTCGGGCGCGTTGATTGCGAGATCCGCCGGAGCGAGCGCATTTTCTGAGGAGATCTTGACATTCAGGGCAGGCCTGCTGATGGCCTGCTCTCTAGCGGCAGCAACAACGGTGGGCCTGCTGCTCGGACGGAGCGCAATTGCCGCGCTGTTCACGGCCGATGCCGATGTGGCTGCCCTGGCGTCCAGAATGCTCTTCTGGGTAGCTGCCAGCCAGATGGCCGATGCCATACAGATCTATTTCTGCGTGGTGCTTCGCTCCTACCGCATAGCATGGCCGGCAGTTGCCGTGGCTGTGGTCTTGCGCTGTGGTCTCGGACTTGGCTTGGGTGCATGGATGGCATTCCGCCTGGATGGCTTCGGCCCTGTCGGCGTATGGATAGGCGGATTTATCGCGCTGTGCGCGGCAGCACTTGCCATCGGCGCAATCTTTCATCGGAAGGTTGCATCTCAGCGACGACTTGCAATGGAAGTGGCGCGCTAA
- a CDS encoding HD-GYP domain-containing protein, with the protein MLRRIGSEQLQVGMFVARLGGPWINHPFWRARFLVASEEQVRQIRSAGVREVWIDILKGRNVPVPEEAANAASGLATAHPATGAEGPAHAPPPTMLEAEIVHARELLQSGKAVIGSMFADVRMGRALEVSGALLLVEAASRSLSRHGQALLALARLKARGDDNYLHAFAVCALMIAVGRTLGLPDDEVRELGLAGLVHDIGKLAVPGAASLRAGERTPEQEEAYRRHPSAGYRILNEARLYSNIPLDVCVHHHERVDGRGFPYGLVGHELSVHARIGAICDTYDTLTASHPGHQPWSPARAMEYMAVRVDTLFDRRVFKAFSRTVGIYPLGTVLRLRSNRLAVVCAQHDADPLRPKVMAFYSVSQSRPVPTELIDLRHGDETVVAFENATEWGFTDEQLLEMYAPAA; encoded by the coding sequence ATGCTGAGACGCATTGGATCGGAGCAATTGCAGGTCGGGATGTTCGTCGCCAGGCTGGGCGGGCCCTGGATCAACCATCCGTTCTGGCGCGCGCGCTTCCTGGTCGCCAGCGAGGAGCAGGTACGGCAGATCCGGTCGGCGGGCGTGCGCGAAGTGTGGATCGACATCCTGAAGGGCCGCAACGTGCCGGTGCCGGAAGAGGCCGCCAACGCCGCGTCGGGCCTTGCCACGGCCCACCCCGCAACCGGGGCTGAGGGCCCAGCCCACGCGCCGCCACCCACCATGCTCGAAGCCGAGATCGTGCATGCGCGCGAACTGCTGCAGTCCGGCAAGGCCGTGATCGGCTCGATGTTTGCCGACGTGCGCATGGGGCGGGCGCTGGAGGTCAGCGGCGCGCTGCTGCTGGTCGAGGCGGCGTCGCGCTCGCTGTCGCGGCATGGGCAGGCGCTGCTGGCGCTGGCGCGGCTCAAGGCGCGCGGCGACGACAACTACCTGCATGCCTTCGCGGTCTGCGCGCTGATGATCGCGGTCGGCCGCACGCTGGGGCTGCCCGACGACGAGGTGCGCGAGCTGGGCCTGGCCGGCCTGGTGCATGACATCGGCAAGCTGGCCGTGCCCGGCGCCGCCAGCCTCCGCGCCGGCGAGCGCACGCCCGAGCAGGAGGAGGCCTACCGCCGCCATCCCTCCGCCGGCTACCGCATCCTCAACGAAGCCCGGCTCTATTCCAATATCCCGCTCGATGTCTGCGTCCACCACCATGAGCGCGTCGACGGGCGCGGCTTTCCCTACGGCCTGGTCGGGCACGAACTGAGCGTGCACGCCAGGATCGGCGCGATCTGCGATACCTATGACACGCTCACCGCAAGCCACCCCGGGCACCAGCCATGGTCGCCGGCCCGCGCCATGGAATACATGGCGGTGCGCGTCGACACGCTGTTCGACCGGCGCGTATTCAAGGCCTTCTCGCGCACCGTCGGCATCTACCCGCTCGGCACCGTGCTGCGGCTGCGCTCCAACCGGCTGGCGGTGGTATGCGCCCAGCATGACGCCGACCCGCTGCGGCCCAAGGTGATGGCGTTCTATTCGGTGTCGCAGTCGCGGCCGGTGCCGACCGAGCTGATCGACCTGCGACACGGCGACGAGACCGTGGTGGCGTTCGAGAACGCGACGGAGTGGGGCTTTACGGATGAGCAGTTGCTGGAGATGTATGCGCCGGCGGCGTGA
- a CDS encoding putative quinol monooxygenase yields the protein MSGTYTLVGIARAKTHRRDALVSQLAALRSRGLTEPGCLDYHVGQDAEDARVFVIYMVWDSKRALESHLNRPYMRDFHAARADFVEGDFSFRWLNAA from the coding sequence ATGTCCGGAACGTACACGCTAGTCGGCATCGCCCGTGCCAAGACCCACCGCCGCGACGCGCTGGTCTCCCAGCTCGCTGCGCTGCGCTCGCGCGGGCTGACCGAGCCCGGTTGCCTGGACTACCACGTCGGGCAGGATGCCGAGGACGCGCGGGTGTTCGTCATCTACATGGTCTGGGACTCCAAGCGCGCGCTCGAATCCCACCTGAACCGCCCCTATATGCGCGATTTCCACGCCGCGCGCGCGGACTTCGTCGAGGGCGATTTCAGCTTCCGCTGGCTCAACGCGGCCTGA
- a CDS encoding cysteine synthase A — MEIRDGFAGTIGHTPLIRLAGLSADTGCDIYGKAEFLNPGGSVKDRAALYIIRDAERRGLLKPGGTVIEGTAGNTGIGLAHLCAARGYRCIVVIPDTQSPEKMERLRMLGAEVRAVPAKPYADPDNYQKIAGRLADETENAIWANQFDNLANRQAHYETTGPEIWHATTGHIDAFTCATGTGGSLAGIARCLKEHKPGVRIVLADPHGSGLYHFVKHREVKAEGSSITEGIGSSRVTANLQDTPIDDAVRIDDQTCVDMVYRLLREEGLFVGGSSGINVGAAVALAHEMGPGHTIVTLLCDRGDLYMGRLFNEAWLQGKGLQPIPFRRASPAG, encoded by the coding sequence ATGGAGATCAGGGATGGATTTGCCGGCACCATCGGCCACACGCCGCTGATCCGCCTGGCCGGCCTGAGCGCCGACACCGGCTGCGACATCTACGGCAAGGCGGAATTCCTCAATCCCGGCGGCTCGGTCAAGGACCGCGCGGCGCTCTACATCATCCGCGACGCCGAGCGGCGCGGGCTGCTGAAGCCGGGCGGCACGGTGATCGAAGGCACGGCGGGCAATACCGGCATCGGCCTGGCGCACCTGTGCGCGGCGCGCGGCTACCGCTGCATCGTGGTGATCCCCGACACGCAATCGCCGGAAAAGATGGAGCGGCTGCGCATGCTGGGCGCCGAAGTGCGCGCGGTACCGGCCAAGCCGTACGCCGATCCCGACAACTACCAGAAGATCGCCGGCCGGCTCGCCGACGAAACCGAAAACGCGATCTGGGCCAACCAGTTCGACAACCTCGCCAACCGCCAGGCCCACTACGAGACCACCGGCCCGGAGATCTGGCACGCCACCACCGGCCATATCGACGCCTTCACCTGCGCCACCGGCACCGGCGGCTCGCTCGCGGGCATCGCGCGCTGCCTGAAGGAACACAAGCCGGGCGTGCGCATCGTGCTGGCCGACCCGCACGGCAGCGGCCTGTACCATTTCGTCAAGCACCGCGAGGTCAAGGCCGAAGGCAGCTCGATCACCGAAGGCATCGGTTCCAGCCGCGTCACCGCCAACCTGCAGGACACCCCCATCGACGATGCCGTGCGCATCGACGACCAGACCTGCGTGGACATGGTCTACCGGCTGCTGCGCGAGGAAGGGCTGTTCGTGGGCGGTTCATCCGGCATCAATGTCGGCGCCGCGGTGGCGCTGGCGCACGAGATGGGGCCGGGGCACACCATCGTCACGCTGCTGTGCGACCGTGGCGACCTGTATATGGGACGGCTGTTCAATGAGGCGTGGCTGCAGGGCAAGGGGCTGCAGCCGATTCCGTTCCGCCGGGCCAGCCCTGCCGGATAA